The following are encoded in a window of Methanofollis sp. genomic DNA:
- a CDS encoding DegT/DnrJ/EryC1/StrS aminotransferase family protein has product MTIPIARPLLGAEEADAVTAVLASGMIAQGGRTAMFEEQFAAYCGSRHAVAVNSGTAALHAALLAAGVGPGDEVIVPAFTFFATASSVAMCGATPVFADVDPALFTIDPASVENFVTPRTKAVIGVHLYGQPCDAGAIREICDDHHLVFIEDAAQAHGAEYRGQRTGSLGDLACFSFYATKNMATGEGGMVTTSSDDYDARLRRVINHGQSDKYLHTELGYNYRLTDIAAAIGLVQLSKLDGFNRRRQETAAYYDSHIRASGILTPPVAAGMTHVYHQYVLRVTEEAALSRDAFMARLREKGIGTAVHYPVPLNRQPVFAGLNASCPVAESLAASVFSIPVHPAVTDEERAYICDAINEVI; this is encoded by the coding sequence ATGACGATCCCGATCGCACGCCCCCTTCTCGGGGCAGAGGAAGCGGACGCCGTGACGGCGGTCCTTGCATCAGGCATGATCGCACAGGGCGGCCGCACGGCTATGTTCGAAGAACAGTTCGCCGCATATTGCGGGTCCAGACATGCCGTCGCCGTCAACTCGGGCACGGCCGCCCTCCATGCCGCCCTGCTCGCGGCAGGCGTCGGCCCGGGTGACGAGGTGATCGTCCCGGCCTTCACCTTCTTTGCGACCGCGTCCTCGGTCGCTATGTGCGGCGCGACGCCGGTCTTCGCCGACGTCGACCCCGCACTCTTCACCATCGACCCGGCCTCCGTTGAGAATTTCGTCACCCCGCGGACAAAGGCTGTCATCGGCGTCCACCTGTACGGCCAGCCCTGCGACGCCGGGGCTATCCGGGAGATCTGCGACGACCACCACCTCGTCTTCATCGAGGACGCCGCCCAGGCCCATGGCGCCGAATATCGCGGACAGAGGACCGGGTCTCTCGGCGACCTCGCCTGCTTCTCCTTCTATGCGACGAAGAACATGGCGACAGGGGAGGGCGGCATGGTCACGACGTCCTCGGACGACTACGACGCACGCCTCCGCCGGGTCATCAACCACGGCCAGTCAGACAAGTACCTCCACACCGAACTCGGCTACAACTACCGTCTCACCGATATCGCCGCCGCGATCGGCCTCGTGCAACTCTCGAAACTCGACGGCTTCAACAGGCGCCGGCAGGAGACCGCCGCATACTATGACAGCCACATCCGCGCATCCGGCATCCTCACACCGCCGGTGGCGGCGGGCATGACCCATGTCTACCACCAGTACGTGCTCCGGGTGACCGAAGAGGCGGCCCTCTCACGGGACGCGTTCATGGCCCGTCTCCGGGAGAAGGGGATCGGGACGGCAGTCCACTACCCTGTCCCGCTCAACCGCCAGCCCGTCTTTGCAGGCCTGAATGCCTCCTGCCCGGTCGCCGAATCGCTTGCAGCATCCGTCTTCTCCATCCCTGTCCACCCGGCCGTGACCGACGAGGAAAGGGCGTACATCTGCGATGCGATCAACGAGGTGATCTAG